Part of the Paenibacillus sp. FSL R7-0273 genome is shown below.
AACAAGCAGCTGGAGCTGAGCTCACGCTACAAAAGCGAATTTCTCGCCAACATGTCCCATGAGCTGCGGACTCCGCTTAACAGTATGCTGATCCTTTCACAGCTGCTGGTTGAGAACCGCAACAATACCCTTACCGGGGAAGAGCTTGAGTATGCTTCTGTTATCCATTCCTCCGGCAGCGAGCTGCTGACGATGATTAACGATATCCTGGATCTCTCCAAAGTAGAAGCCGGTAAAATGCTGGTAGAGATGGATGCGGTCAATCTTACTGAGCTTCCGGCGCTGCTTACCGGATATTTTGATAAGACGGCCGAACAGCAGCACCTGGATTTTTCAATCCGTCTAGGTGATAATGTGCCTGATCTGTTCTTCACAGATGAGCTGCGGCTGCACCAGATTCTGCGTAATTTGTTATCGAACGCCTTTAAGTTCACTGAGGAAGGATTTGTCCGCGTAGAGATCAGCTGTACTGATTATCAGCCCGCTGAGCCGGGAACTGCTCCTGAGCAGATGCTGGCCTTTGCCGTCACCGACAGCGGGATCGGGATCTCAGAAGCTAACCGTGAGCTCATCTTTGAAGCCTTCAGGCAGGCTGATGGCACTACGGCGCGTAAATTCGGCGGAACAGGACTCGGCTTATCGATTTCTCTTCAGCTGGCCAAGCTGCTGGGCGGTTATATCACCCTGGAGAGCCAAGAAGGGAAGGGAAGCACCTTTACCTTGTATCTCCCGTATCTGCAGGAGGAGTCGGATCTTGCCCAGATCCCGCTTGGATCATGGTATCCGGCGGCGGCCACAATAGAGCGGAATGAACCGCCAGACTATCTGGAGGAGCAGGCTCTCAATGACAGTATGCTGTTCCAAAAGGAATATGAAAAGCTGCATGGCCGGACCGTGCTGATCGTAGATGATGATCTGCGCAATATCTATGCGCTTGAGAGCGGGTTTGTCCCTTATGGAATGAACATTCTTACAGCCCAGAACGGCTATGAGTGCCTGCAGATTGTCCGGGAACAGCCTGAGCTTGATATCGTACTGCTGGATATCATGATGCCGAACCTGGACGGCTATGACACCCTTTCCATTATCCGTGAGGAGCTGCTGCTGCGGGAGCTCCCGATTATCGCCGTATCGGCGAAAACCATGAAGGAAGACAGGGAGAAGTGTCTTGCTGCCGGGGCCAGTGATTTTATCAGCAAACCAGTGGTGCTTCAGGATGTCGTTACACGGATGTGCAGGCTGATCGGACCGCCGCTCAGGTAGCAGCCGGGCAAAACTTGACTTTTCTAAAATTACCATTGACGAAAATTTAGCTATGATTTATGATAGGCTCATAAATGATCATTTATAACAAACGGCGTGTTACCTATTAAGGGCATGAGCCAAGGATTGTCTTCATTTTTATATGAGACGGTTCTTGGCTTTTTTTGTTGCCAAATTTCTGAAGCTTAAGGGAAGGAGGGAGAACTTGTCGCGGGAAATCGAACAGTTTCAAGTGCTGCGGGTGATCGGAAACAATGTTGTGATGGTTCAGGGAAGCAAAAACGGCAAGGAGTATGTCATTATCGGCAAAGGCATCGGCTTTGCTGTGAAGGACACCGGAGTAATTGATGCGGGTGATCAACGGATTGAAAAGCTGTTCCGCCTGGAAGACAGGGAGGAATGGAGCCAGTATCAGATTTTACTTGAAGATATCGATCCAAAAGTAATGAAGATTACGGATGAGATCATCGGAGATATCACCAATCAGTTTCCCGGCAAGTTAAACGACAAAATCTATTTGGCGCTCCCGAGCCACATCCAATTTACCATCTACCGTCTGCGCAGCGGTATGGATATCATCAATCCCTTTTTGCAGGAAACTAAAATGACGTTCCCCAAGGAATTTGAGATCGCTTTCAGGGCAGCGGATAAAATCAGTGCCGAATTCAATGTACAGATTCCGGAGGATGAAGTCGGCTTTCTGACTTATCATGTCTACTCAGCGGTAAGTAATGTACCGGTCGGACAGCTGGTGAAGGTATCGAATATGGTCAATGAGCTGCTGGAGCAGATCCGGACGGAGCAGAAAATCACCTTTGAGCACGGCAGCATGAATCATGTGCGGCTGATGATCCACCTTCGGTTCTCACTGGAACGTATTCTGCAGGGCTCACTAATTGACAATCCCTTTGTAAAGCATATCAAGAAGGAATACAAAGCGGAATACAAGCTGGCTCAGAAGCTGGGCAAGGTAATCCAGAACAGGCTGGAGGTTCAGGTTCCGGAAGAGGAGCTGTGCTTCCTGGCAATGCATTTGCACCGGCTGTTTCAGACCATAGACAAAAACAAATAGCAGCATGAGAGGAGTGGTGCGGATGTTCTCCAGATGGAAATCCAAAAAAGAAGAGCAGCGTACTGTGCAGTTCATAGAAATTAACGCCCCGTTAAGCGGGCAGGCAGTTGACCTGGGTCAGGTGCCGGATGATACCTTTGCAGGCGGACATATGGGCACCGGGATTGCGATTGAGCCTGCAGAAGGCAAGCTGTTTGCACCTTTTGACGGAAAGATTGCCCATATCGTGAAATCCGGCCATGCACTGATTATTGAACACGCTTCCGGGCTGCAGTTGCTGCTACATATCGGCATTGATACAGTCAGCCTGAAGGGCAGCGGCTTTCAGAGCCATACTGCTGCGGGCGACAATGTAAAAGCCGGACAATTGTTAATCGAGTTTGATCTTGAAGCGATACGTGCAGCCGGACTTGCAACGATTTCTCCGGTGATTGTGACCAGCATGGCGGAGACACCGCCGGCAGTAGAGTGCCTGTACGGTCAGGTTACAGCAGGGAAAGACCTGATCCTGAAAGTAGCAGTACAGTAACGGTATATAGAGCAGTACCAACTATGATCTAAGGGGATGATGGTATTATGTTGGCTTTTCTACAAAAGTTAGGCAAGTCTTTGATGCTTCCGGTTGCTACCATGCCGGCGGCTGCGATTCTGCAGGGGTTCGGGCTGATAAATTATGAAAAGGATCTGCCGTTTGGCAGTGTGGTCGGAGGGTTTCTGAACCAGTATGTAGCCCCCTTCCTGAACGCCGGTGCGGGTGCAATCTTCGGGAATCTGGCGCTCATCTTTGCAATCGGGGTTGCAATCGGCTTTGCCGGTGATGCTGTAGCTGCACTATCGGCATTGATTGCCTATATGGTCCTTACCAAGGTGCTGGCTATTGTCCCTCTGCAGTTCTCCTTCATTAATGATGATGTCGTATTGAACATGGGCGTGCTGGGCGGGATTTTTGCCGGTGCCTGGGCAGCGTTCCTGTATAAGAAATACCATAATGTCAAAATGCCTGACTGGCTCGGCTTCTTCGCAGGCAAGCGGTTTGTACCGATTATTACTGCGGCTTCCATGATGGTGCTTGCTGTGTTCATCGGAATGATCTGGAGTCCGGTCCAGGATGTCATCAGTGATTTCGGTAACTGGGTAGTCAGCCTCGGAGCACTTGGTGCTTTTGTCTTCGGTACTGCAAACCGGCTGCTGATTCCTATCGGATTGCATCATGTCATTAACACAATTGCCTGGTTCCAGATCGGTGACTTTACCAATGCAGCCGGTGAAATCGTACACGGTGACCTTACCCGCTTCTTTGCCGGAGATAAAACAGCCGGAATGTTTATGACAGGCTTTTTCCCGATTATGATGTTCGCCCTTCCGGGTGCGGCTTTAGCCTTCATTCATACAGCCAAGCCGGATAAGCGTAAATTGGTTGCTTCCATCTTTATCGGTTCGGCAATCGCATCCTTCCTTACAGGGATTACCGAGCCGCTTGAATTCTCGTTCATGTTCGTTGCACCAGTGCTGTATGTTGTGCATGCTGTATTGACCGGTCTTGCCGGACTTCTGATGTATGTGCTCGATGTGAAGCTCGGTTTCGGCTTCTCCGCCGGTCTGATCGATTATCTGGTCAATATGAAGCAGTCCACCAATGCCTGGATTCTGATTCCTGTAGGGCTTGCCTTCTTTGTACTCTATTATGTGTTATTCCGCTTCATTATCGTGAAGTTCAACCTTAAGACACCGGGGCGCGAAGATGATATAGAAGATGATCGACAGGTCATTGCAGCTGGAAAAGGCAATGTATCCGCATCGTCCAGAGCCGCGAAAATTCTGGAGAACATCGGCGGGCCGTCCAACATCCGTTCAATTGATGCCTGTATCACCCGGCTGCGGCTGAATGTGGCTGATGACAAGGCAGTTAAGGATGCCGCACTTAAGCAGCTTGGGGCTTCCGGAGTTATGCGGCTCGGGCAGGGTGCAGTACAAATTGTCTTCGGTCCGCAATCCGAGCAGATTAAGGATGATATTAAAAAGCTGATGTAAGAGCTTAAACGGTCATTAAAAAGCATTAGAGCAGGGCGGATTCTTAATCCGGCCCTGTTTTTTTGGTTCAGCACTTGCAATATCTATAATACCGAGTATAATACTTGGTATAAAAGGATTAAGGAGTCGGTAACCATGTCAGTCGATGATTATCTGGATCTGCTAAATTACGCCAAGGCAATTAACGATGGACAGTGGCAGGCTGACATCATAGAGCATTTAAAGAATATTAGTACAGTGCGTGAGTCAGATGCTGCAGAAGAGAATGTACATGAGCTGTGGAGCCGGTTTGATGATATTAATCTTAAGCTGCTGGAGCTGTTTGACAAGCTTAAGGAGAATGAGACTGCGGGGGACAGCTACCGGTTGAAGGAACAAATCTGGGAGCTGAAGCTGGAGCGGATTACACTGGCCAAGCAGATTCAGGGACGTTATATCAAGATCAGATAAACCTGTATATATATATTCAGACCTTGCAGATTGCATTTATGGGGATACTTTACATGATCATGTGCAGTTTGATGGCTCTTCTGAGGCGGCTTCCTAATGTTTAGGAGGCTGCTTTTTTGCGTTGCTGATCAATACTGATAAAATATTTTTGTGATTAGTGATATAAAATTGTCCCGGCTACCGTCTTACTTATAGCTGCAGCTGATAAGGAGGAAATACAACAATGGATATTCCGGAATCAACAGATAAGTTTAAACAAGTGTTCTATGAGCATTATCCGGCAGTACGGCGTAAGCTGGCTGCTCTGGTCCGTGATGATACCGCAGCAGATGATCTGGCGCAGGAGGTTTTTCTTAAGCTGTACCGTAACCCGCCGGATGATCCGCAGGCGCTTGGTGCATGGCTGCATAGGGTGCTTACCCGGACCGGCTACGATTATCTGAACAAAAAAGCAAGAGAGAGGCTGCTGCAGGCCCGGCAGGAGATTTTCTATGATACAGAAACCGCGCCGCCGTCAGGCGAGGAAGCGGTGCTCAGCAAGCTGGAGCAGGAGGATGTCCGCCAGTGGCTTGACGAGCTGCCGGACCGGGACCGCCAGGCACTACTGCTACGCTACTCAGGCTACAGCTATGCGGAAATTGCCGGGAAGCTGGGAGTGAGGCCGCCGGTCGTCGGTACTCTTTTGAGCCGGGCCACCCAAAAGCTGAAGCAGCAGGCGGCAGACGCACTGCCCCAGACGGAATAAGGATATGGGCAAACAAGCTATTATCTAGGAGGAATAAAAATGACGAACCCTGAGATCAAGAATTCCAATAAATCCGGATCAGAATCTGCAGATGCAGCCTGGTCGAAAATGCAGAAGCTGCTGGCTGAAGAACCGGTGAATCCGGTATGGGACAGCTGGGGCCAGGCCGGGCCATACAAAGCTGAAGACGTAGAAGCCGGCCGGGGAATAAGCAGCTCTGTCTTTGCTGATACCGGCGGACTGCCGGACCGTCCGGCTCCGGCTACAGCAGCTGGCAAGACGTCAAAAGCTTCTTCCCGCCGCAAAAAGCGGATGACCCGCAGCCGTAAATGGGCTGCATCCGCTGCCGCAGCTACTCTTATTGCTGTGGTTCTGGCTACCCCTGTCGGAAATACGGCAATGGCGGCGATCCTCAATCAGTTCAGGATGCAGGAGGTTACAGTTATAAATGAAAGCGATATTCGCGAACTGTTCTATCAGATTAATGAAGGGGGAACGGTAAGTGAAGCTGAGAACAAGTTCGGCAGCTTTACGACTTCTTACGGCACCTTCCATAATAAGATTTTAGTGGATGAGCTGCAGTCTGTTGTCGGGTATCCTGCTATAAGTTCGGCTATGCAGGAAGGCATTCATTCTGTTCAAGTGACGGAATCCCGTGATGCAACAATGACGCTCAAGGTAGATGCGCTCAATGACGCACTCAAGCGGCTGGGAGCAGAACAGCTCCTGCCAGAATCGGTTGACGGCAAGCCTATCACCCTTCATCTGCCTGAGACTGTAATTTATGATCTGTCCACAGCAGACGGCAAGTGGGCCAGCCTGTCCCAGATGAATACCCCGAGTATTGCTGTGGACCCGTCGATTGAGGTGGACGAAGCACTGCAGGCTGTACTGAATTTACCGGTTCTGCCTGATCACTGGAAGACGAGCCTGCAGCATAGCCGGGTACTCGCCGGTGAAATTCCAATGCCGCTGATTAAAGGGGATTTCGCTAAGGAGATAACGGTAGCTGATACATCAGTAATTCTGCAGCAGCATGATTATAGCCAAGGGCCTGTTTTTAATGCAACCTGGGTTCATGAGGGACAGATGTTTGAACTATCCGGCGGCAGCGTATACCCGGATAAAGATGAATTTATCGCTAAGCTGCAGGAGCTGATTACTGAATGAGGGAAACGGCAATTGACACGCAGTTATTGTCCAAAGAGTACGGGAATGGACGCGGCTGCCGGGATGTAACCATAACTGTGGGAAAAGGGGAAGCCTTCGGCTTCCTCGGTCCCAACGGGGCCGGTAAAAGCACCTTTGTGAAAATGCTGGTAGGCCTCATTTCTCCTACAAGCGGACAAGCGAGTATTTTCGGGCACAGGATCGGGTCCATGGAGGCAAAAGCATGCATCGGCTATTTACCGGAGCTGTACCGGTATCAGGAATGGCTGACAGGCGTAGAGGTGCTGGAGCTGCATGCAAGATTGTGCCGGATGGATAAGGCGGCTGCCAGGCGGAGAATACCCGAGCTGCTGGAGGAGGTCGGGCTTGGACATCGCGGCAAGGACCGCGTCAAGCATTATTCCAAGGGAATGCAGCAGCGGCTTGGCTTGGCCTGTGCGCTGATAAATAAGCCGCAGCTTGTTTTTCTGGATGAGCCTTCGTCAGCACTTGATCCGGTAGGACGGGCAGAGGTGCGCGGCATTCTGGAGCGGCTGAAGGCGCAGGGGGTTACGATTTTTCTCAACTCACATCTTCTAGGAGATGTAGAGGCACTCTGTGACAGGATAGCACTGCTGAATGATGGTGTAATCCTGCGTCATGGTACAGCATCAGATTTGCTCAGTAAGCGAAGCACATGGCTTTTTAAAGTCGGGGGCTGCTCGCCTTTTTTGTTATCCTGGCTGAATGAGCAGACAGGCTTTCAGCTTCATGAAACGGCGAAGCAGGAGGCTGCAGATTCGGCTGCATTACCGGAGGACAACAGTGTTGTCTGGCTGGAAGCAGAGCTGGATAATGAGGAGCAGGCCGGCTGGCTGAATGCGCTGATTATTGAGCAGGGAATGATTTTATATGAAGCAACTCGCAAAAGGGAACGTCTTGAAGGCTGGTTTATGGATGCGGTATCAGGCCTCAGTCACAGGGGGGAGAAGGAATGAGGATCATTGCCGGCATGACCTGGAAGGAATTGCTCCGTAAAAAAGTAATGCTGCTAACCCTGCTCATGACTGTCGTATTCCTGTTGGCTTTCTGGTTTGTGGCACAGACGATAGGTAAAAACGATGTTTTGGCCGGGAACGGAGTGAACAGCTTCAGCACCATGATTGCCCGGTTTACAAACGGGGCTTTTATCCTGATGCTCGGCTTTTTCTTCGGTTCCTTTGTCATTGCTTTTCTGGCTATATTCAGTTCCTTTGCAGCTGTATCCGGAGAGGCGGAGCAAGGAATTATGCAGGCGATGCTGCCACGTCCGCTGCCGCGCTGGAAATGGTACGTTGGCCGCTGGCTTGGATATGTATCGCTTGGGGTTATCTATGCAGGTATGCTGTTCATTGCAATCCTGCTGATTACACGGTTCCATGCGGCAATTCCGCAGGACCCTGAGGCGCTGATCGCAGCCTTTCTGCTGTTTGTGTCTGTCGTTCCGTTATTGGTCAGCCTTACAATGCTGGGTTCAGGCATTTTTTCTGCACTTGGCAATGGTGTCTTCATGACGATGCTTTATGGTGCAGGCTGGCTAGGGGGCATGCTGAATAAGCTCAGCGGGTCCCTAAGGCTTGAGCCTGACGGATTGGCCATGCTTAATAATTTGACCGGGCTCATCTCTATGGCTATGCCTGCAGACAGCTTACAGCGCAGAATGACAACAGAACTGCTTAGCATCAAGGAACTCAGCGGTATGGTAGATTTAACAAGCGGCGGCTTTAGTATGCTTAGCGGGGGGACGGGTCCGTCGGATACCTTCATTATCTATACCGTCGGATACACCCTTGCCGCACTGATCGCCGGACTTTTGCGCTTTCAGCGGAGGGATTTATAAGAATGTCCGGCCTTAACTGGCATGAATATACAAATAAGCGCCCTTTTGAGCCGGAATCCGGTTCAAAAAGGGCGCTTATTTGCTTGCTGGGCGCGGCTCACTGCTTCACTCCAAGCTCAATCCATTCGGAGGACCAGCTGCTGATCTCACCCAGAATAGGAGCGAGGGCAGTGCCTTTGGCGGTCAGGGAATACTCAATACGCACCGGCATTTCAGGATATACAGTCCGCTGAATAATGCCTTCGTTCTCCATTTCCTTTAGCCGGTCGGATAATACCTTGCCGCTGAGATTCGACAGGCAGCCTTCGATTTCACCAAACCGCCGGGGGCCCTGCATCAGTACAAATACAATCAGTGCAACCCAGCGTTTGCTGAGCACATCTACTGCTTTTTCAAAGCGGGGACACATCTCAAAGTCATTCATTTTTGTTCACCTCTGCATTCATTATATCATAAACTTACAATAAGTAATTATAAATATTTAAATATATATTATAACTTGACGAACTTATATTACAATGATAAACTAACTTACAAATAGTTACTAAAGAGAATTTTAATTATTAAAATTTAGGACGGTGCACTCATGATTAAACCGGATATCATTTCTATATTGCAGAATAAAATCAAGTGGATTACTAACAATGACAATACAAACATTCTGGTCGGACCGATTACCCTTCCCGTCAATCTGGACGGAGAAACAGTTACCTTTAAGTGGTACAGCTGGCTTAATGCGGCTGACGAAGATTTACAGCAGGGCGATACGAAGGAAGCCACAGAGCTGCTGATTTCCCGGCTGTCTTCACTGAAGCTGGCTG
Proteins encoded:
- a CDS encoding PRD domain-containing protein; the protein is MSREIEQFQVLRVIGNNVVMVQGSKNGKEYVIIGKGIGFAVKDTGVIDAGDQRIEKLFRLEDREEWSQYQILLEDIDPKVMKITDEIIGDITNQFPGKLNDKIYLALPSHIQFTIYRLRSGMDIINPFLQETKMTFPKEFEIAFRAADKISAEFNVQIPEDEVGFLTYHVYSAVSNVPVGQLVKVSNMVNELLEQIRTEQKITFEHGSMNHVRLMIHLRFSLERILQGSLIDNPFVKHIKKEYKAEYKLAQKLGKVIQNRLEVQVPEEELCFLAMHLHRLFQTIDKNK
- a CDS encoding PTS sugar transporter subunit IIA, whose amino-acid sequence is MFSRWKSKKEEQRTVQFIEINAPLSGQAVDLGQVPDDTFAGGHMGTGIAIEPAEGKLFAPFDGKIAHIVKSGHALIIEHASGLQLLLHIGIDTVSLKGSGFQSHTAAGDNVKAGQLLIEFDLEAIRAAGLATISPVIVTSMAETPPAVECLYGQVTAGKDLILKVAVQ
- the nagE gene encoding N-acetylglucosamine-specific PTS transporter subunit IIBC is translated as MLAFLQKLGKSLMLPVATMPAAAILQGFGLINYEKDLPFGSVVGGFLNQYVAPFLNAGAGAIFGNLALIFAIGVAIGFAGDAVAALSALIAYMVLTKVLAIVPLQFSFINDDVVLNMGVLGGIFAGAWAAFLYKKYHNVKMPDWLGFFAGKRFVPIITAASMMVLAVFIGMIWSPVQDVISDFGNWVVSLGALGAFVFGTANRLLIPIGLHHVINTIAWFQIGDFTNAAGEIVHGDLTRFFAGDKTAGMFMTGFFPIMMFALPGAALAFIHTAKPDKRKLVASIFIGSAIASFLTGITEPLEFSFMFVAPVLYVVHAVLTGLAGLLMYVLDVKLGFGFSAGLIDYLVNMKQSTNAWILIPVGLAFFVLYYVLFRFIIVKFNLKTPGREDDIEDDRQVIAAGKGNVSASSRAAKILENIGGPSNIRSIDACITRLRLNVADDKAVKDAALKQLGASGVMRLGQGAVQIVFGPQSEQIKDDIKKLM
- a CDS encoding sigma-70 family RNA polymerase sigma factor, which codes for MDIPESTDKFKQVFYEHYPAVRRKLAALVRDDTAADDLAQEVFLKLYRNPPDDPQALGAWLHRVLTRTGYDYLNKKARERLLQARQEIFYDTETAPPSGEEAVLSKLEQEDVRQWLDELPDRDRQALLLRYSGYSYAEIAGKLGVRPPVVGTLLSRATQKLKQQAADALPQTE
- a CDS encoding ABC transporter ATP-binding protein, with protein sequence MRETAIDTQLLSKEYGNGRGCRDVTITVGKGEAFGFLGPNGAGKSTFVKMLVGLISPTSGQASIFGHRIGSMEAKACIGYLPELYRYQEWLTGVEVLELHARLCRMDKAAARRRIPELLEEVGLGHRGKDRVKHYSKGMQQRLGLACALINKPQLVFLDEPSSALDPVGRAEVRGILERLKAQGVTIFLNSHLLGDVEALCDRIALLNDGVILRHGTASDLLSKRSTWLFKVGGCSPFLLSWLNEQTGFQLHETAKQEAADSAALPEDNSVVWLEAELDNEEQAGWLNALIIEQGMILYEATRKRERLEGWFMDAVSGLSHRGEKE
- a CDS encoding ABC transporter permease produces the protein MRIIAGMTWKELLRKKVMLLTLLMTVVFLLAFWFVAQTIGKNDVLAGNGVNSFSTMIARFTNGAFILMLGFFFGSFVIAFLAIFSSFAAVSGEAEQGIMQAMLPRPLPRWKWYVGRWLGYVSLGVIYAGMLFIAILLITRFHAAIPQDPEALIAAFLLFVSVVPLLVSLTMLGSGIFSALGNGVFMTMLYGAGWLGGMLNKLSGSLRLEPDGLAMLNNLTGLISMAMPADSLQRRMTTELLSIKELSGMVDLTSGGFSMLSGGTGPSDTFIIYTVGYTLAALIAGLLRFQRRDL
- a CDS encoding winged helix-turn-helix transcriptional regulator; translation: MNDFEMCPRFEKAVDVLSKRWVALIVFVLMQGPRRFGEIEGCLSNLSGKVLSDRLKEMENEGIIQRTVYPEMPVRIEYSLTAKGTALAPILGEISSWSSEWIELGVKQ